The Vicinamibacteria bacterium region TAAGGCCCCCGCCGGGCGGACATCACACCCTTCTCGCTCCACTTGACGCCGCTACCGCCTCGGCTTAGGGTGCGAGTCCAATGTCCCGGCGATGGACGCGTAGAAGCGCACTGGCCACGCTCGGCGCCGCGGGTGCCGGGCTCGTCCTCTCGCGAGCCATTCGGGGTCAAGACGCTCCCATCGTCATCGGTGGACGCGAGGTCGAGATCGTGGTCACATCGATCGGCCCGTCGACCGTGCGCATCACGGTGCACCCTCTCGTCGACGGCCGCGGAACCGAGGTGCCCGACGACGGTGCTCTCGTCGAATTCGCAGAGAGCGATACGCCGACGCGTCGCCGAGAGCGCGGAACGTTCGGGACCACCGCCGGCGAGCTTCGCGTTCGCTTCTCCGAGGAACCCCCGGCGCTTCACATCGAGACCGCGTCGGGACGCGTCGTGCAACGGCTCACGATGGACCGGTCCGCCGACGACGTCTCTTTCCTCCTCCCCCAAGGTCGGCTCCTCGGCATGGGCGAAGGCGGACCGCAGTTCGATCGCAAGGGCTCGGTCGATGAGATGCGAAACGGCCAGCGGGGATACCACCTTCGTACGCACGGCGGACGGGTGCCCATCCAGTGGCTCGTCGGGACGGACGGATGGGGTTTGTACATCCATCAGCCTCTCGGCAGGTTCGACTTCACCGGAAGCGAAGGCCGCATGCTCGTCGACTCCTCCGGTGAGGTGGCGCCGCTCGATATCTTCGTCATTTCATCGGACAACCCGGCGGTAATCCTGGGAGAATACGCGCGGATCACGGGCTACGCCGAGATGCCCGCTCGCTGGACGTTCGGCTACCAGCAGTCCCACCGTACGCTCCAGGGGCCCGACGAGATCCGCTGGGTGGCGAGGACGCTTCGTGATAAGTCGCTCCCTTGTGATGCGCTCATCTACTTGGGGACACAGTTCACCCCTTCGGGGTGGAACACGCGCAACGGAGAGTTCACCTTTCATCCGACGAATTTTCCCGATCCGAAGAACCAGATCGATGAGCTCCATGAGCTCGATTTCAAAGTCGTCCTGCATATCGTCATCGAAGGCAGGAGTCTCGCGGGCACGGTGGCGGACGCCTGCACCAGGCCCGAGCCGAGCGGTCGTGATGCCGAGGACCGATGGCCCGAAGAGCGCCACGTCGGCTGTTACTGGCAGTACCACGAGTCGCTGATGGAAATCGGAGTCGACGGTTTCTGGCCCGACCAGGGCGACGGCTACGACGCGCCGTCGCGGCTCAACCGAATCCGAATGTACTGGGAAGGCATGCAGAAGGTTCGCCCGAACGAGCGTCCTTATGCGCTTCATCGAAACGGCTACGCCGGGATGCAACGCTACGGAGCCTTCCTCTGGTCGGGCGATGTCTACTCGACCTGGGAGACTCTCAGAACCCACGTGCCCGTCGCGATCAATGCCGCGCTCTCCGGCATTCCGTTTTGGGGTTTCGACATCGGCGGCTTCGTTCCCACGGCCGAGTACACCGGCGAGCTCCACGTCCGCTGGTTTCAGCTCGGCGCGTTCTCGACGCTCTTCCGCGCTCACGGCCGTAC contains the following coding sequences:
- a CDS encoding TIM-barrel domain-containing protein, yielding MSRRWTRRSALATLGAAGAGLVLSRAIRGQDAPIVIGGREVEIVVTSIGPSTVRITVHPLVDGRGTEVPDDGALVEFAESDTPTRRRERGTFGTTAGELRVRFSEEPPALHIETASGRVVQRLTMDRSADDVSFLLPQGRLLGMGEGGPQFDRKGSVDEMRNGQRGYHLRTHGGRVPIQWLVGTDGWGLYIHQPLGRFDFTGSEGRMLVDSSGEVAPLDIFVISSDNPAVILGEYARITGYAEMPARWTFGYQQSHRTLQGPDEIRWVARTLRDKSLPCDALIYLGTQFTPSGWNTRNGEFTFHPTNFPDPKNQIDELHELDFKVVLHIVIEGRSLAGTVADACTRPEPSGRDAEDRWPEERHVGCYWQYHESLMEIGVDGFWPDQGDGYDAPSRLNRIRMYWEGMQKVRPNERPYALHRNGYAGMQRYGAFLWSGDVYSTWETLRTHVPVAINAALSGIPFWGFDIGGFVPTAEYTGELHVRWFQLGAFSTLFRAHGRT